The following proteins are co-located in the Desulfonauticus submarinus genome:
- the aroE gene encoding shikimate dehydrogenase has protein sequence MQLYGVIGHPISHSLSPVLHNWAFKKFGYKDKVYIAWDITPKNLEKFLHNLDIFQVKGLSVTIPHKQNILSFAQKISPLAQKIQAANTLVYHKGIWLAENTDVYGFIQPLQQLNIKLQKALILGAGGASLAVIYGLKKLKIEEIYISNRTISKARQLAKNLGLKEISWEDKEKLRPDILINTTPLGMSGKWQNKTPWNADLKGIKVVYDIIYNPNPTLLLKQAKKFNCTTISGLEMFIYQAQQQFKLFTGQTFSFYEAFNYLNINTFTRQ, from the coding sequence ATGCAGCTTTATGGTGTTATAGGACATCCTATTTCTCACTCGTTAAGCCCAGTACTACACAACTGGGCGTTTAAAAAATTTGGATATAAAGACAAAGTTTATATTGCCTGGGATATTACTCCCAAAAATTTAGAAAAATTTTTACATAATTTAGACATATTTCAAGTAAAAGGACTTAGTGTTACTATCCCACATAAACAAAACATTCTCTCTTTTGCCCAAAAAATAAGTCCTTTAGCTCAAAAAATACAAGCAGCAAATACTCTAGTATACCATAAAGGCATATGGCTGGCAGAAAATACAGATGTTTATGGTTTTATTCAACCTTTACAACAATTAAATATAAAATTGCAAAAAGCTTTGATCTTAGGTGCAGGTGGAGCAAGTTTAGCTGTAATTTATGGATTAAAAAAACTAAAAATAGAGGAAATTTATATCAGCAATAGGACGATATCCAAAGCTAGACAGTTAGCTAAAAACTTAGGATTAAAAGAAATATCATGGGAAGACAAAGAAAAATTACGTCCCGACATTTTAATTAACACTACTCCTTTAGGTATGTCTGGAAAATGGCAAAATAAAACCCCCTGGAACGCGGATTTAAAAGGAATTAAAGTAGTGTATGATATTATCTATAATCCAAACCCTACTTTACTTTTAAAACAAGCTAAAAAATTTAATTGTACTACTATTTCAGGCTTAGAAATGTTTATTTACCAAGCCCAACAACAATTTAAACTGTTTACAGGACAAACATTCTCTTTTTATGAAGCATTTAACTACCTTAATATCAATACTTTCACAAGGCAGTAA
- a CDS encoding LysM peptidoglycan-binding domain-containing protein, protein MRFCFWILMFFLIFISACSKLHLKTQNNIPVEMKSCSVDNIEKSNNATELKQSVEETLPEGAEIVEDTEIKEYPEDTKLSPKEEELLKKPDALNFQLDIYETKELKLYFKYYTTTHRKTFIRWLERGQKYLPFVRKVFKEQGLPEDLIFLPFAESGYNPWAYSRAGAAGMWQFMPKTARKYGLRVDWWIDERRDPFKSTYAAAKMLKDLYKRFGDWYLALAAYNAGPGKICKAIRRSKQDDFFAICKKNRRYLRRETRHYVPKFLAILKIVQNLEELGFPRLKFEEDPVLAQIEVTPRMDLLALSNYLGLSWHDFRQLNPAIRRMVAPPDRRIKVYLPKDKVDLAQKFIKECKKIYAGILRYKVRIGDSWWRISRRYGVPISVLKKVNGTYSNILRPGKIIIIPKSGQKEYFSRYTIVRKEALKRANYIVQQGDSLWTIARRFGISVKTLKKANGLVSSKLQIGQKLYIPDMGIKKTRLVKKSAKEFFQGQLVWYRVRRGDNLWIIAKRFGVSLKQILKWNDLGADQILRPGKTLKIYVP, encoded by the coding sequence ATGCGTTTTTGTTTTTGGATACTAATGTTTTTTTTAATTTTTATAAGTGCTTGTTCTAAGCTGCATCTTAAAACACAGAATAATATTCCTGTGGAGATGAAATCTTGTTCTGTTGATAACATTGAGAAAAGCAATAATGCTACAGAGTTAAAGCAGAGTGTCGAAGAAACCTTGCCAGAAGGTGCTGAAATAGTAGAAGATACGGAGATAAAAGAATATCCTGAAGATACTAAGTTGTCTCCTAAAGAAGAAGAATTACTAAAAAAACCAGATGCATTGAATTTCCAATTAGATATTTATGAGACCAAGGAATTAAAGCTTTATTTTAAATACTACACAACTACCCATAGGAAAACTTTTATTAGATGGCTTGAACGAGGCCAAAAGTATCTTCCTTTTGTGCGTAAGGTTTTTAAAGAGCAAGGATTGCCAGAGGATTTAATCTTTTTGCCTTTTGCAGAAAGTGGATATAATCCGTGGGCTTATTCTAGAGCTGGAGCAGCAGGAATGTGGCAGTTTATGCCAAAAACTGCTCGTAAATATGGACTTAGAGTTGATTGGTGGATAGATGAAAGAAGAGATCCTTTTAAATCCACTTATGCAGCAGCTAAGATGTTAAAAGATCTTTATAAACGATTTGGGGACTGGTATCTTGCTTTAGCTGCTTATAATGCTGGTCCTGGGAAAATTTGTAAAGCCATTAGAAGAAGTAAGCAGGATGACTTTTTTGCTATATGTAAAAAAAATAGGCGTTATTTAAGGAGAGAGACACGGCACTATGTTCCAAAATTTTTAGCAATCTTAAAGATTGTGCAAAATTTAGAAGAACTTGGCTTTCCTCGCTTAAAATTTGAGGAAGATCCTGTTTTAGCTCAAATAGAAGTTACTCCAAGGATGGATTTGTTAGCGTTAAGTAATTATTTAGGCTTAAGTTGGCATGATTTTAGACAATTAAATCCAGCTATTAGGAGAATGGTTGCTCCTCCTGATAGAAGAATAAAGGTATATTTACCAAAAGATAAAGTAGATTTGGCCCAGAAGTTTATAAAAGAGTGTAAAAAGATATATGCGGGAATTTTAAGATATAAAGTGAGAATAGGAGATTCATGGTGGCGTATTTCTAGAAGATATGGAGTACCTATTTCTGTTTTAAAAAAGGTGAATGGAACTTATTCTAATATATTGAGACCGGGTAAAATTATAATTATTCCTAAGAGTGGCCAGAAAGAATATTTTTCTAGATATACGATAGTAAGAAAAGAAGCTTTAAAAAGAGCAAACTATATTGTGCAACAAGGTGATAGTCTGTGGACAATTGCTAGAAGATTTGGAATTAGTGTAAAAACACTTAAAAAAGCAAATGGTTTGGTAAGCTCAAAACTTCAAATAGGGCAAAAGTTATATATCCCTGATATGGGGATTAAAAAAACTAGGTTAGTGAAAAAATCGGCCAAGGAATTTTTTCAAGGCCAGTTGGTATGGTATAGAGTGAGAAGAGGAGATAATTTGTGGATTATTGCCAAAAGATTTGGAGTAAGTTTAAAACAAATTTTAAAGTGGAATGATTTGGGTGCTGATCAAATTTTAAGGCCAGGCAAAACTTTGAAAATTTATGTGCCTTAG
- the rlmB gene encoding 23S rRNA (guanosine(2251)-2'-O)-methyltransferase RlmB, with the protein MSSLLVGQKPVFEELQKQSPQIDRVYLAKNKKHIGKILTLCKKKNIPYKFITQEDLNKFFPGNHQGIIARLNLVNFLSVENIFNFTLNSKFPLILALDCVQDPQNVGSIIRTLVALGGGGIILPKDRSAFLGTGVEKSSAGAVFKAKIAKVTNLARTLELGKQYGYHVYATVPRKGENPFVLNLNFPAILVLGNEEKGIRPGVLKRCDTKLTIPMLGKFESLNVSQAGAILMGEFLRQNSFI; encoded by the coding sequence ATGTCATCTTTACTTGTAGGGCAAAAACCTGTCTTTGAAGAACTTCAAAAACAATCTCCCCAAATTGATAGGGTTTACTTAGCTAAAAATAAGAAACATATAGGGAAAATCTTAACTCTATGTAAAAAAAAGAATATTCCTTATAAGTTTATAACCCAAGAAGATTTAAATAAATTTTTTCCTGGCAATCATCAGGGTATTATTGCAAGACTAAACTTAGTAAATTTTTTATCTGTAGAAAACATATTTAACTTTACCTTAAACAGTAAATTCCCTCTTATTTTAGCTTTAGATTGCGTTCAAGACCCTCAAAATGTTGGAAGTATAATAAGAACCTTAGTGGCCTTAGGAGGTGGGGGAATAATCCTTCCTAAAGATAGAAGTGCTTTTTTGGGAACAGGAGTGGAAAAAAGCTCTGCAGGAGCAGTATTCAAAGCCAAGATCGCTAAAGTCACCAATTTGGCCCGCACCTTAGAGCTTGGGAAACAATATGGATACCATGTATATGCAACTGTGCCTCGCAAAGGAGAAAATCCCTTTGTTTTAAATTTAAATTTCCCAGCTATTTTAGTCTTGGGTAATGAAGAAAAAGGAATTAGACCTGGAGTATTAAAACGATGTGACACAAAACTTACTATTCCTATGCTTGGAAAATTTGAGTCTCTTAATGTATCTCAAGCAGGTGCGATTTTAATGGGCGAATTTTTAAGACAAAACTCATTTATTTAA
- the fliQ gene encoding flagellar biosynthesis protein FliQ, producing the protein MTPEFIVGFARQSIELTLFISLPMLGVGLIVGVFVSVIQAATQLQEMTLSIIPKIISIFLVLLVSFPWIMDKMITFTRDLLLNLPNYIH; encoded by the coding sequence ATGACTCCAGAATTTATTGTAGGTTTTGCCAGACAGTCTATAGAGCTTACGCTTTTTATCTCTTTGCCTATGTTAGGAGTAGGGCTTATTGTTGGTGTGTTTGTTTCTGTAATTCAGGCTGCTACTCAACTTCAAGAGATGACCTTGTCGATTATACCTAAAATTATTTCAATTTTTTTGGTTTTGTTGGTTAGCTTTCCTTGGATAATGGATAAAATGATAACATTTACTAGAGATTTACTTTTAAATCTTCCAAATTATATTCATTAA
- the fliP gene encoding flagellar type III secretion system pore protein FliP (The bacterial flagellar biogenesis protein FliP forms a type III secretion system (T3SS)-type pore required for flagellar assembly.) — translation MIKMRTLVRYWNKNKILVLNLFFFIFLPTVLWAAEGPTLPTITLKLAAGQTEPEKVSVLLEILFLLTVLSLAPAIILTLTSFTRIIVVFSFLRHALGTQQMPPNQVLIALAIFMTAAIMAPVGKQINESALQPYLHEEIGYKEALKRAEQPLRAFLFKHTREKDLSIFYAITGLKRPETKEDVPTLLLLPAYMISELKTGFEIGFLIYIPFLILDMVVASILLSMGMMMLPPIMISLPFKILLFVMVDGWNLLVGSLVNSFY, via the coding sequence ATGATAAAGATGAGGACTTTGGTAAGGTATTGGAACAAGAACAAAATTCTTGTTCTTAATTTATTTTTCTTTATTTTTCTTCCCACAGTTCTTTGGGCAGCAGAAGGACCAACATTACCAACTATCACTTTAAAATTAGCAGCAGGCCAAACAGAACCTGAAAAGGTTTCTGTCTTGCTAGAAATACTGTTTCTTTTGACAGTTTTGTCCTTAGCTCCTGCCATTATTTTGACTTTAACTTCTTTTACTCGCATTATTGTAGTATTTTCTTTTTTAAGACATGCTCTTGGAACACAACAAATGCCTCCCAATCAAGTTTTAATCGCTTTGGCTATTTTTATGACAGCTGCCATTATGGCTCCTGTAGGCAAACAAATAAATGAGAGTGCGCTTCAACCCTATCTTCATGAAGAAATAGGCTATAAAGAGGCTTTAAAAAGAGCAGAGCAACCTTTACGTGCTTTTTTATTTAAACATACAAGAGAAAAAGATCTCTCCATTTTTTATGCAATTACAGGCCTGAAGCGACCTGAAACTAAAGAAGATGTGCCAACACTTCTTCTTTTGCCTGCCTATATGATAAGCGAGTTAAAGACTGGATTTGAAATAGGATTTCTTATTTATATTCCTTTTCTTATTTTAGATATGGTTGTGGCAAGTATTTTACTTTCCATGGGTATGATGATGTTGCCACCTATTATGATTTCTTTGCCTTTTAAGATTCTTCTTTTTGTAATGGTTGATGGCTGGAATTTGCTAGTGGGATCTTTGGTTAATAGTTTTTATTAA
- the fliO gene encoding flagellar biosynthetic protein FliO, which yields MSNATFASPQMSLGVATLKMAGALFFLLAFILLLYYLLRRFGPKSIFKSQSHGELEVLCSIPVNPKKSLLMVRFLNKKVLIGVSENTMTFLSEVEVDHDKDEDFGKVLEQEQNSCS from the coding sequence ATGTCTAATGCAACTTTTGCTTCTCCCCAAATGAGTTTAGGTGTGGCCACTTTAAAGATGGCAGGCGCATTATTTTTTCTTTTAGCTTTTATTTTACTTTTATATTATCTTTTACGTCGTTTTGGTCCCAAGTCTATTTTTAAATCTCAAAGTCATGGAGAATTAGAAGTACTTTGTTCTATTCCAGTAAATCCTAAAAAATCTCTTTTAATGGTCCGCTTCTTGAATAAAAAGGTTTTGATTGGTGTTAGTGAAAACACCATGACTTTTTTAAGTGAGGTAGAAGTGGATCATGATAAAGATGAGGACTTTGGTAAGGTATTGGAACAAGAACAAAATTCTTGTTCTTAA
- the fliN gene encoding flagellar motor switch protein FliN produces the protein MTDDQEKLAEEWAKALEDGGEDLLEESSAEESNQAAPTEAKENTQQEENKEAEPKDEEALADEWAKALAAEEANKVEEEKKQKTLAAQSKTAQFKDLTEEAKKAPPGTKRELEFILDIPLTVTAQLGSTQLLINELLQLGQGSVIELNKLAGEPLEILVNGKLVARGEAVVINEKFGVRLTDIISPIERIKQLG, from the coding sequence ATGACTGATGATCAAGAAAAATTAGCAGAAGAATGGGCAAAAGCCTTAGAAGATGGGGGAGAAGATTTACTTGAAGAATCTTCTGCTGAGGAGTCTAACCAAGCTGCACCTACAGAAGCTAAAGAAAATACTCAACAGGAAGAAAACAAAGAGGCAGAGCCTAAAGATGAAGAGGCTTTAGCCGATGAGTGGGCAAAAGCTTTGGCAGCAGAAGAGGCTAATAAAGTAGAAGAAGAAAAAAAACAAAAAACATTAGCCGCACAGAGTAAGACTGCTCAATTCAAAGATTTGACAGAGGAGGCTAAAAAAGCCCCACCAGGAACCAAGAGAGAGTTAGAATTTATTTTAGATATTCCGCTTACAGTAACTGCCCAACTGGGTAGTACCCAATTGCTTATTAATGAGCTTTTACAATTAGGGCAGGGATCGGTAATAGAATTAAATAAACTAGCAGGAGAGCCGTTGGAAATTTTAGTAAATGGGAAATTGGTAGCACGAGGAGAGGCTGTTGTTATTAATGAAAAGTTTGGAGTTAGGTTGACAGATATAATTAGCCCAATTGAGAGGATTAAACAGCTTGGTTAG
- the fliM gene encoding flagellar motor switch protein FliM — translation MNKILSQDEVDALLRGLTGGEIEAETDVPEDDSGVVPFDLSNQDRIIRGRMPVLEIINDRFARLSSNALANAMRKRVDVNPVSIDMSKFGDFMRSLPVPTSINIFKIEPLRGNAILVVDTRLVFALVESFFGGSGSQPKVEGRDFTPIEQAIIKKVVKILLANMESSWQPVHEVKIEYVRSEINPQFAAIVPPSDVVVVISFEVELDNAIGSLIVCLPYATIEPIRSKLYAAYQSERLEVDHAWISRFKERLMEVPVEFKVTLGKTQITGRQLLNLEVGDVLLLDTDEGDLLPGYVQGVLKFHGLPGYVKGNKAYQVIKEEEPHF, via the coding sequence ATGAACAAGATATTAAGTCAGGATGAAGTAGATGCCTTGTTAAGAGGCCTTACTGGTGGAGAGATAGAAGCAGAAACAGATGTCCCTGAAGATGATTCAGGAGTAGTGCCTTTTGATCTTTCTAATCAAGATAGAATTATTCGGGGACGAATGCCTGTTTTAGAAATTATAAATGATAGATTTGCTCGTTTATCTAGTAATGCTTTGGCCAATGCGATGCGCAAAAGAGTGGATGTAAATCCTGTTTCTATAGATATGAGTAAATTTGGTGATTTTATGCGCTCTCTACCTGTACCGACAAGTATTAATATTTTTAAAATAGAACCTCTTCGGGGAAATGCTATTTTAGTTGTGGATACAAGGTTAGTTTTTGCTTTAGTAGAAAGTTTTTTTGGAGGCTCTGGAAGTCAACCAAAAGTGGAGGGCAGAGATTTTACCCCAATAGAACAAGCAATTATTAAAAAGGTGGTAAAAATTTTATTGGCTAACATGGAATCCTCTTGGCAACCAGTGCATGAAGTTAAAATTGAATATGTTCGTTCAGAAATAAATCCACAATTTGCTGCTATTGTCCCGCCTAGTGATGTTGTAGTGGTAATAAGTTTTGAAGTGGAATTGGATAATGCCATTGGTTCCTTAATCGTTTGTTTGCCGTATGCTACTATTGAACCAATTCGCTCTAAACTATATGCAGCTTATCAGTCTGAGAGGCTAGAAGTTGACCATGCTTGGATTTCTAGGTTTAAAGAAAGACTGATGGAAGTCCCTGTAGAGTTTAAGGTTACGCTAGGAAAAACCCAAATAACTGGCAGACAGTTGCTGAATTTAGAGGTAGGAGACGTGTTACTTTTGGATACAGATGAAGGCGATTTATTACCTGGTTATGTTCAAGGAGTTTTAAAGTTTCATGGGCTTCCTGGCTATGTTAAGGGGAATAAAGCTTATCAGGTAATAAAAGAAGAAGAACCTCACTTTTAG
- a CDS encoding flagellar basal body-associated FliL family protein, protein MDYNWSGGFGFAWRGGFFAYKYFLSPKENKEQVQNGTKQEEKQEEAKQEEGPTEIYTLPSFIVNLADPLGRRYLKLSMDVELKNKKVVEEMEKKLPQIKDAIILLLSSKTFADISTVKGKLELKNEIVSRMTQILGQGKVLRVYFTELVVQ, encoded by the coding sequence GTGGATTATAATTGGAGTGGTGGTTTTGGCTTTGCTTGGAGGGGGGGGTTTTTTGCTTATAAGTATTTTTTAAGTCCAAAGGAGAATAAAGAGCAAGTTCAAAATGGAACTAAACAGGAAGAGAAACAAGAAGAAGCAAAACAGGAAGAGGGGCCCACAGAGATATATACGTTGCCTTCTTTTATTGTGAATTTGGCAGACCCTTTAGGCAGAAGGTATTTAAAGTTAAGTATGGATGTAGAATTAAAAAATAAAAAAGTTGTGGAGGAAATGGAAAAAAAATTGCCTCAAATAAAAGATGCCATTATTCTTCTTTTATCGAGTAAAACTTTTGCAGATATTAGTACAGTAAAGGGGAAGTTAGAACTAAAAAACGAGATAGTTTCAAGGATGACTCAAATATTGGGTCAAGGTAAAGTCTTAAGGGTTTATTTTACAGAATTGGTGGTCCAATAA
- a CDS encoding OmpA/MotB family protein produces the protein MGKRKKSKGGGGPPKDGWLVTFSDLVTLLLTFFVLLLSMSSLDNSVVKDVVSVFTQSTGFLGASSNVKIEDRFKLLKDILQKPWEILDKQQRIIDLLFPDEVLPPEITKSTLQKNLEILKRPEGVALVLHDGILFKPGAYQLLPAAKELLKQIAILISIWPAPVNIAGYTDNLKSRKMDNYTLSSLRALAVLEFLREQHIAPERFSVSAYGPNFPIADNKTPEGRKRNRRVEILLKINGYHYL, from the coding sequence ATGGGCAAACGAAAAAAAAGCAAAGGAGGAGGGGGACCACCAAAAGATGGGTGGTTGGTGACTTTTTCAGATTTAGTCACTTTGCTTTTAACTTTTTTTGTTTTGCTTTTATCCATGTCTAGTTTAGATAATAGTGTAGTAAAAGATGTTGTATCTGTATTTACTCAGAGTACAGGTTTTTTGGGTGCTTCTTCGAATGTTAAAATAGAAGATAGATTTAAGCTTTTAAAAGATATTTTGCAAAAACCATGGGAGATTTTAGATAAACAGCAAAGGATTATTGATTTGTTGTTCCCTGATGAGGTGTTGCCTCCTGAGATAACTAAAAGTACTTTGCAAAAAAATTTAGAAATTTTGAAAAGGCCAGAAGGAGTGGCCCTAGTTTTGCATGACGGTATATTGTTTAAGCCAGGTGCGTATCAATTGTTGCCAGCTGCTAAAGAGCTTTTAAAGCAGATAGCAATTTTAATTTCCATTTGGCCTGCACCTGTAAATATAGCTGGTTATACAGATAATTTAAAAAGCAGAAAAATGGACAATTATACTCTTTCTTCTTTACGTGCTCTTGCTGTGTTAGAGTTTTTAAGAGAGCAACATATTGCTCCAGAGCGGTTTTCTGTTTCAGCGTACGGTCCAAATTTTCCTATTGCAGATAATAAAACTCCAGAAGGAAGAAAAAGGAATAGGCGTGTAGAGATTTTATTAAAGATTAATGGATATCACTATTTATAA
- a CDS encoding OmpA/MotB family protein, with amino-acid sequence MSKKEKETKEEGMPAWLVTFSDMMTLLLTFFVLLLSMASLKDERKVKRALGALAGSFGLGPTGIVPLNKDKGKSAAEPGPFEGIKDFQAIKPLLWDEKNRDLNLMSNRFLQVLELGTDILFSPGSAELTAEGKQLLNKIIKILKNIEYPIELRGHVGSLRDEFGPEYLKMQAKSKLDLSWKLSLARTLAVYKYFLSSGIDPKKLRIEAFGRFRPRYSNMTAQGRKQNRRVELVLDKRIKSWASEELARYKLKGKVKKDKFIYKDFIFDLNGPKE; translated from the coding sequence ATGAGTAAAAAAGAAAAAGAAACTAAAGAAGAAGGCATGCCTGCATGGTTAGTTACCTTTTCAGATATGATGACCTTGTTGCTCACTTTTTTTGTCTTATTGCTTTCTATGGCGTCATTAAAAGACGAGAGAAAAGTGAAAAGAGCATTAGGGGCTTTAGCTGGCTCTTTTGGTTTAGGACCTACAGGCATTGTTCCATTAAATAAAGATAAGGGTAAAAGTGCTGCAGAGCCAGGGCCGTTTGAGGGAATTAAGGATTTTCAGGCGATTAAACCATTATTGTGGGATGAGAAGAATAGAGATTTAAACTTAATGTCTAATAGATTTCTACAGGTTTTAGAACTTGGAACGGATATATTATTTTCCCCTGGGAGCGCTGAGTTGACAGCAGAGGGAAAACAATTACTAAATAAAATTATAAAGATTTTAAAAAATATAGAATATCCTATTGAATTAAGAGGTCATGTTGGAAGTTTAAGAGATGAATTTGGCCCTGAGTATCTTAAAATGCAGGCAAAATCTAAACTGGATTTGTCTTGGAAGTTGTCTTTAGCGCGTACCTTAGCTGTGTATAAATATTTTTTAAGTTCTGGTATTGATCCTAAAAAATTAAGGATAGAAGCTTTTGGGCGTTTTAGACCCCGTTATTCTAATATGACAGCTCAAGGAAGAAAGCAAAATAGAAGGGTAGAACTTGTTTTAGATAAAAGGATAAAGTCCTGGGCAAGTGAAGAACTTGCTAGATATAAGTTAAAAGGTAAAGTAAAAAAAGATAAATTTATTTATAAAGATTTTATTTTTGATCTTAATGGTCCGAAGGAATAA
- a CDS encoding flagellar motor protein produces MDLATIVGIVLSFGLVAGAIVTGGSPMIFVNVPSMLIVIGGTIGATLVNYPLGHVLGVMGVIKNTFFAKGDNPTQVIERFIDYANRARREGILALEPLIKEVQDPFLQKGLQLTVDGLEPQTIQEILETEISYMEERHELGSEILSIMGAFAPAMGMIGTVIGLVQMLQNMNDPSSIGPSMAVALITTFYGAILANLVFNPMAGKLKTRSKEERLIKEMILEGILSISKGENPRIVEDKLNSFIPPKMRKQSE; encoded by the coding sequence ATGGATTTAGCAACTATTGTTGGTATAGTATTATCTTTCGGTTTAGTGGCTGGGGCTATTGTTACAGGTGGTAGCCCAATGATATTTGTTAATGTTCCGTCTATGTTAATTGTTATAGGTGGGACGATTGGGGCTACTTTAGTAAATTATCCTCTAGGTCATGTGTTAGGGGTTATGGGGGTTATTAAAAATACTTTTTTTGCAAAAGGAGATAATCCTACCCAAGTTATAGAACGTTTTATTGATTATGCCAATAGAGCAAGAAGAGAAGGCATTTTAGCTTTAGAGCCTTTAATTAAAGAGGTACAGGATCCTTTTTTGCAAAAAGGCTTACAACTTACAGTGGATGGGTTGGAACCACAGACAATTCAAGAGATTTTAGAGACTGAAATATCTTATATGGAAGAGAGACATGAACTTGGTTCAGAGATATTAAGCATAATGGGAGCATTTGCTCCGGCCATGGGAATGATAGGTACAGTTATTGGTCTTGTGCAGATGCTTCAAAATATGAATGATCCAAGCAGTATTGGTCCATCTATGGCTGTAGCTTTGATCACTACTTTTTACGGCGCTATCTTGGCTAATTTGGTATTTAATCCAATGGCAGGTAAACTTAAAACTAGAAGTAAAGAAGAACGACTTATTAAGGAAATGATATTAGAGGGCATATTGTCAATTTCTAAAGGAGAGAATCCTAGAATTGTAGAAGATAAATTAAATAGTTTTATTCCTCCAAAAATGCGTAAGCAATCAGAATAA
- a CDS encoding YggS family pyridoxal phosphate-dependent enzyme, with product MEQARKQVLKDNFLKLIEEIQEACIDCHRSPEEVQLIAVSKKHLAEDIKFLAQLGQKSFGENYVQEALAKQKELSKLSLDWHFIGALQTNKAKFVVGNFSLIHSIDRLKLAQALNKKALDKKIVQDVLVQVNIGKEPQKAGVLPEDLEALVENILKLPSICLKGFMTLPPYTQDRNKMRNYFSMLRKWKEKMEQAFGKQFPHLSMGMTLDFKEAIYEGATLIRVGTRIFGPRP from the coding sequence GTGGAACAAGCTCGTAAACAAGTATTAAAAGATAACTTTTTAAAATTAATAGAAGAAATTCAAGAGGCATGTATAGATTGTCATCGTTCTCCCGAAGAGGTGCAATTAATCGCAGTTTCTAAAAAACATTTAGCTGAAGATATTAAATTTTTAGCTCAATTAGGGCAAAAGTCTTTTGGAGAAAACTATGTTCAAGAGGCACTTGCTAAACAGAAAGAATTATCTAAACTTTCTTTAGACTGGCATTTTATAGGAGCATTACAGACTAATAAAGCTAAATTTGTGGTAGGTAATTTTTCTTTAATTCATAGTATAGATAGATTGAAGTTGGCTCAGGCACTAAATAAAAAAGCCTTAGATAAAAAAATAGTGCAAGATGTTTTAGTTCAGGTAAATATAGGGAAAGAACCTCAAAAAGCAGGAGTATTACCTGAGGATTTAGAAGCATTAGTAGAAAATATTTTAAAATTACCAAGTATTTGCTTAAAAGGGTTTATGACTCTTCCACCCTATACCCAAGATAGGAATAAGATGAGAAATTATTTTTCTATGCTTAGAAAATGGAAGGAAAAGATGGAACAAGCTTTTGGAAAACAATTTCCCCATCTTTCTATGGGCATGACTTTAGATTTTAAAGAAGCGATTTATGAAGGCGCTACTTTAATTAGAGTAGGAACTAGAATTTTTGGTCCCAGACCATAA